The Fusarium fujikuroi IMI 58289 draft genome, chromosome FFUJ_chr05 DNA segment ATAACGAAGCTAGCCAGCAGTCTCAATGCAGTCAGCCGAAATTTGAAAGCACGGTGCCTGCTTCGCAAGCAGAATCCGACCAATGTGCGACAGATGAAGCCCTGACCGCAGTAAAAAATCTGCGTCGCGACCTTCCAAAGTCAGGCGTGGAATGTGTTTTCCTCCACGGATCACTGGAGCTTCTGCGATGTTTCTTGTGCGGTCGAGTGTGCTCGTGGGATGACGACGAACGCCAGCTGGAGACAATGTCAGGCCAGCAGCCTGAATGCCCTCACTGTGTAGGCGCTACGGTTGCTCGAGAAGAACGCGGCAAACGAGCATTGGGTGTCGGAAAGTTAAGGCCCGATATTGTGCTCTACGGCGAGGAGCATCCCAATGCGCACCTGATCAGCCCCATTGTGACACACGACTTGGCTCTATGTCCCGACCTCCTATTAATCCTTGGTACTAGTTTGCGAGTCCATGGGCTGAAGGTTATGGTCAGAGAATTCGCCAAGGCAGTCCACGCAAAGGGTGGTAAAGTCGTCTTCGTTAACTACACCAAGCCCCCAGAGAGTTCATGGGGTGACGTTATTGACTATTGGGTTGAGTGGGACTGCGACGCCTGGGTATCTGATTTACAAGGCAAAATCCCCAAGCTATGGCAAACGCCCGAGCCTCCCAAACTTAAGAAGAAGCGGGAGTCTAGTGGTGTTGCTGAGGACGCTGAAAAGACGGAGACGAAACGCCCTGTTGCAGCTTACCCAGTTGCCCTCCGTGATACAAAAGCTACGGGGGCATATTGGAGCTCGAGAATAGTAAAGGAACTGCACAGAATAACTGGCCACGGCCCCCTAGAATCGCCAGTTTTTACGCCACCCGCCATTGTCACCACAACAGAGACGCTACCACCTGCCGACGCGCCTCTGAAGCCACCCCAAGGCAAACCTGATAGAGTCAGAACTAGAGCCCAGCGGTCGCGCAAATCTGCACCAGGTGTTCTAGAGCGAGCCAGTATGCCTCCCTCGACACTCAATCCCAATCATGGGCGAACTCTGCGAAGTGCCGAGACAGGAGCACACCTCTtgggtgatgagatggcGCCTCCGAATGAAATCATTACACCTGAAAGGGTGCTTCTCCACGGAAGCTCGATAGCCAGTCTAGTCAAGTCTAGAGCACGAGAACGCAAGCGCAAGAAGATTGATGGTGAGGAAGTGTCTCTTCCCTCCAAGCGAACACTAGGTTCACTACGACTGGCTCCATTGAGGCCTCAGCCATCAGATCCCCGCGATATCATACCTTTCGACCGATTGCCAACAATGGAACTCCCTCCAGATACCCCGGAACCATTCACAGAAACTGGGCAATTGCAATCTATCTCACCGGTGATGCATCATACGGAACCGTTAATGCCTGTTTCGCATAATACGCGAAAGCAGACACATATCCGACGTAGCCAGGCATCTTTCATGCGCGGCCAGGATCTCGCTGCAAGTCCGGCGCCTATGCTGCCGCCAGAGATGTCGCATGGACTGTTGGTATCTTCGCATGACCGGTGCAACCTCGTTATGAAGCATGTTCGCTCACAGAGAGAGGCGGATGCAGCTCTGGCGCTATCTGCGCTGAGCCAGGGCGATGCACGCCCAGTCATCGCCAAAGAGTTCTCCATACCACCGTGTACGGGCGTCGGGATACGAAAGTCGGCAAGGTTGATTCACAGGTCTGGCACGCCTACGAGCACTTAGGGCAGAGGTTGTTGTCTTATGACGGACGATTGCAGAGTTCACATACAAAGAGTCGCAGATTAGCGAGAACATTAGGGCCCAAATCCCTCGGAGCATTTATGACAAGGCGTTGGGGATGGCGGATAAGCCAAGTAGCATTACACTACAATTGATTGAATGAAAgttgacttttctttttccaagACTCACTACTCACATGCTGATTAATTGTTCGCCGCGATCGGCGCATGCCAAGGTGACTCTTGAAGAATTGGAGACCCTCCCCAAGCTCTGGGTATCTCGTTTAACTGACGTTGAGCATTCTCAATGACTCCTGTTGCTCGCCGAAGAGCGCCTTACCACGCCCTGATGCGGGTACCCACGGGGTCGGTCCCGGGTCTGGCGACTAAGGGCGTCGTtgacgttgaagatgtgGGGTATTCAGCTCGTACTAGACAGTATCATTTGACTCATGATAGCATGAGCTGAGAATGTATAAGTTGTCGTGTCAAACCAGTTATAGACAACGCTCAGTGGGATGAGCATTCAACCTTTGTTTAGCTTCTAACTATACAAAAcacacatcatcatcatcatgggtTCTATTGGTCAaggatcttctcagcagcttccTGTGCGGGGCAAGACTAACACCTCAGTCTTTGGAAGCgctatcaagaaggagtttCTGTTTGATCCAGAATGGAGAAATCTTAATCACGGTATGAAAGAGTCCAAGCGGGAGTGAGACCTCAAACTGACAGGAGTTATAGGTTCCTTCGGCACATATCCTCAGGCTGTCCGAACAAAATTCCGCGAATATCAGGATGCGAGGTAAAGACACTCGATCGCCTGATACTGATCTTTGGTCTAATAATTGGTAGTGAAGCTCGTCCTGATCCATTCATTCGCTATGAATATCCAAAAATCCTCGATGAGAACCGCGCTGCTGTCGCAAAGCTTCTCAATGCCCCAGTGGACAGTGTTGTGTTTGTCTCCAACGCCACTACCGGCGTTAACACAGTGTATCGAAACATGAAGTGGAATGAAGACGGAAAGGacgtcatcatcagcttctcgACCATCTACGAAGCTTGCGGCAAGGTCGCGGATTATTATGTTGACTACTACAACGAAAAAGTGACTCATCGTGAGATCGAGCTCACATATCCTctcgatgacgacgagatcatcaagaaaTTCGAAGATactgtcaagaagatcgagtCTGAGGGTAAGCGGGTTCGTATCTGTACGTTTGATGTCGTCTCCTCTCGACCAGGTGTTGTCTTCCCTTGGGAAGAAATGATCAAGGCTTGCCGCCGTCTCAACGTGCTAAGCATGGTTGATGGCGCTCAGGGCATCGGGATGGTAAAGTTGGACATCTCCGCCGCTGACCCAGACTTCTTCGTGTCCAACTGTCACAAGTGGCTTCACGTACCACGTGGATGCGCCGTCTTCTACGTACCTCAGCGCAATCAGGCACTTATTCAAACGACA contains these protein-coding regions:
- a CDS encoding related to silencing protein; amino-acid sequence: MPTIHVSRDSQDELQDIANGLLKARKVIVVTGAGISTNSGIPVSSIRHSSACQMRFGDFRSENGLYSLISAQFDAAAQQARLNEGSSDDKSTDLDIRRPAKRRRIVHDVSAKVEEGPVVMKEEIEVQLEDPEPEQEKIADTIQVEGHPDDEEQQVRLDGMPVVNPRTTRSTIAVAQPPSSPLSSPPPEGLNIPPPSVFRRTRRSHLADSTIPPSSSPLSSPPPVLFDPFSSGTSSEDAPSRRSSTSPSEVDDTPPSNPINLSQASFGSGKNTLPNMKGKDMFDASIWSDPLRTSVFYTFATTLRQKVRDVEPTSSHRFISHLRDRGKLVRCYTQNIDQIEEKVGLSTCLHDGPGSRGRFSRKSTANINQLNRMVDEVNAMTDTNSSDKSQQSSDNEASQQSQCSQPKFESTVPASQAESDQCATDEALTAVKNLRRDLPKSGVECVFLHGSLELLRCFLCGRVCSWDDDERQLETMSGQQPECPHCVGATVAREERGKRALGVGKLRPDIVLYGEEHPNAHLISPIVTHDLALCPDLLLILGTSLRVHGLKVMVREFAKAVHAKGGKVVFVNYTKPPESSWGDVIDYWVEWDCDAWVSDLQGKIPKLWQTPEPPKLKKKRESSGVAEDAEKTETKRPVAAYPVALRDTKATGAYWSSRIVKELHRITGHGPLESPVFTPPAIVTTTETLPPADAPLKPPQGKPDRVRTRAQRSRKSAPGVLERASMPPSTLNPNHGRTLRSAETGAHLLGDEMAPPNEIITPERVLLHGSSIASLVKSRARERKRKKIDGEEVSLPSKRTLGSLRLAPLRPQPSDPRDIIPFDRLPTMELPPDTPEPFTETGQLQSISPVMHHTEPLMPVSHNTRKQTHIRRSQASFMRGQDLAASPAPMLPPEMSHGLLVSSHDRCNLVMKHVRSQREADAALALSALSQGDARPVIAKEFSIPPCTGVGIRKSARLIHRSGTPTST
- a CDS encoding related to isopenicillin N epimerase, with product MGSIGQGSSQQLPVRGKTNTSVFGSAIKKEFLFDPEWRNLNHGSFGTYPQAVRTKFREYQDASEARPDPFIRYEYPKILDENRAAVAKLLNAPVDSVVFVSNATTGVNTVYRNMKWNEDGKDVIISFSTIYEACGKVADYYVDYYNEKVTHREIELTYPLDDDEIIKKFEDTVKKIESEGKRVRICTFDVVSSRPGVVFPWEEMIKACRRLNVLSMVDGAQGIGMVKLDISAADPDFFVSNCHKWLHVPRGCAVFYVPQRNQALIQTTLATSHGYVPKLVKRITPLPPSSKSPFVLNFEFVGTLDNSPYLCVKDAIKWREEALGGEDAILEYIWDLNKKGSELVAEKLGTTYMENSTGTLRNCGMANIALPVWTVEGKEGEVVISAEETQTAFQWILNTLIGDYKTFVALFLHGGRFWIRTSAQVYLEIGDYEWLGGVLKEVCERVSKKEYLK